CATGAAATAACTCATGGCCGCACCGATAATGAAGGCACCGATCAGGTTGGCCAGCAGTGTGCCGGCGGGAATCTGAGGAAATAACTTATTAAAGCGCACGCTGAGTTGCCAGCGTGCGACACTGCCAATCCCACCGCCGATAAAAACAGCAAGTAACGTACTATACATAGTCACCTTTTCATTCAAGGGTAAGTTGGGCTAATCTCGAAAGGGCACGCCCGATTGAGGGACTCGCAGACATCATCAGCCGGAAGGGCGGTTATGGAGGAATGTCATCTCCGTTACTGGCTAGTAAAGTTTACCTGCATGCCGATGTTTTTTGTAGCCGTGGCAGTTTTACCAAATGTATCCGCCCGTTAGGAATGAAGGAGCCTGATATGAAAGTGGCGCTCGGTCAGTTTGCCGTGCAACGACTGTGGCAGGATAACGCCCAAATCTGCATAACATTAATGGCCCAGGCGGTCTCGGCCGGAGCTGACCTGCTGGTGCTGCCGGAGGCGGTGTTGGCGCGAGATAATACGGATCCGGAATGGGGCGTTGGGTGCGCCCAGCCGATCACCGGCCCGTTTGTCAGCCAGTTGCTGATTGCCAGCCAGTCGCTGGATATTTGCGTGGTGTTTACCCTGCATACGCCGGCGGCGGATGGGCGTGTGCATAATACGCTGCTGGTTATCCGGCGGGGCGAAGTGTTGGTTCATTATCACAAGCTGCACTTGTATGACGCCTTTACGGTACAGGAGTCCCGACGGGTGACGCCGGGAACGTCGCTGCCGCCGGTGGTGGAGGTGGCGGGAATGCGCGTTGGGCTGATGGTGTGCTACGACATCCGTTTCGCCGAGATGGCGCGCCAACTGGCGGTGAACGGCGCCGATGTGCTAGTGGTGCCGGCTGCCTGGGTAAAAGGCCCGCAGAAGGAAGCGCACTGGGAATTGCTGGCCCGAGCCAGAGCGCTGGAGAATACCTGTTATCTGGTGGCGACAGGGGAGTGTAGCGACAGGAATATCGGCAATAGCATGGTGGTGGACCCGATGGGCGTGGTCATCGCTCAGGCCGCTGAACAACCGGAATTGCTGCTGGCGGAGCTGAAGCTGGAGCGTATTCAAGCCGTTCGTCGCCAGTTACCTGTTCTGCATCACAATCGTTTTAAGCCGCCTGTACTACGATAACAGCAAGGCATCACATGCCGGATAAAAAACAGCGACTGACGATGGACGTCTTACTTTGTTACAGATGACCATTGCCTTATCCGGTGTATCGATTTAAAAAAGAGCGATGTAAAGCGCGCTGGCTTTTCCAGCTCACATCATCAGGTAGGTATGTATGGAAGGTATCAGTATTGCCAAGCTCTTAGTGATTGGCGCCTTGATTGTTCTGCTGTTCGGCACCAATAAACTGCGCAGTCTGGGCAGCGATCTGGGCGCCGCTATCAAAGGCTTCAAGAAATCCATGAGCGATGAGCAGCCGGCGGCAAAATCTTCCGCTCAGGATGAACACCCAGCCGCTATCAGCGAAAATCGTCCTAAAGAATAAGCATAAGCGCTGAAAGACTCCAAAATAAAAAAGCGGAGGGCTTTGCCATCCGCTTTTTGTCTTACCTGTGTCATTATGTAAGGAGATGTTGCGGGTAGTAGCCCGTTATTTCACCTCAATCCCTTTGGCCTGCAGGTCGGCGTGGTAGGATGAACGGACGAACGGACCACAGGCGGCGTGGGTAAAGCCCATTGCCAGCGCTTCCGCCTTCATTTCCTCGAACTCTTCCGGCGGCACATAACGTTGCACCGGCAGATGGTGACGGCTTGGTTGCAGATATTGGCCCAGCGTCAGCATGGTCACGCCGTGGCGGCGCAGATCGCGCATCACATCCAGAATTTCATCATTGGTCTCGCCCAGACCCACCATCAGACCGGACTTGGTCGGGATATTAGGATGCGAGTCTTTGAAATTTTCCAGCAGCTTCAGCGACCATTCGTAATTGGCGCCCGGACGTACCTGACGGTAGAGGCGCGGCACGTTTTCCAGGTTATGGTTAAATACGTCTGGCGGCGTGACGGTCAGAATATCCAACGCCCGATCCATACGACCACGGAAATCCGGCACCAGTGTTTCAATGCGGATGTTCGGGCTTTTGCGGCGAATGGCGCTGATGCAGTCGGCAAAATGCTGAGCGCCGCCGTCGCGCAAGTCGTCGCGGTCAACCGAGGTGATCACCACATAGCGCAGCCCCATATCGTGAATGGTCTGAGCCAGTTTTTCCGGCTCGTTGGCATCCGGGGTCAGCGGGCGGCCGTGGGCGACATCGCAGAATGGGCAGCGGCGGGTACAGATGGCGCCGAGGATCATGAACGTAGCGGTGCCATGATTGAAACACTCCGCCAGGTTAGGGCAGGATGCCTCTTCGCAAACCGAGTGCAGACCATTACGGCGCATGGCGTCCTTGATGCCCTGAATTCGGCTGGAGTCCGCAGGTAATTTGATTTTCATCCATTCCGGTTTGCGGAGCATTTCCTGACGCTCAGTGACGACGGTACGTACCGGGATCAGGGCCATTTTGTCTGCATCGCGGTATTTGACGCCACGTTCGATCTGAATCGGTTTACTCATGTTTGCGTAATTTCCAGTTCTGAATCGCTGTTATGAATTTATATAAAATTCATTGGATTACGTGAGTTGTTAAACTTTTTTTTAAAAAGCTCACAAAATTATATCATCTTTGCCCGTCGGCGAGCAGCCATTGAGGGACAAAATACGGAAATAATGTAAATAAAATGTAATTTAATGACGTCAGGCCTTGTCAGCCGTGCTCAGCGGGTGTGGCACCCCTTGTTGCGACCAGTTCCACTCCAGCCACTCTTGCTGCTGGTAATCCAACAGATCCATAAACGCTTTCACCATTACTGGCGCGGTTTCGGCTACCGTTGTGCCAGGAGCCTGTTCGCTGAGCTGAGTCATCGCCATACCGGCATAGCCGCAAGGGTTGATACGCAGAAAAGGGGACAGATCCATGGCAATGTTTAGCGCCAGCCCGTGAAATGAGCAGCCATGACGGATGCGCAGACCCAGTGAGCAGATTTTCCGTTCGCCGACGTAAACGCCAGGAGCGTCGGGGCGGGCATGAGCGTCAACGGCATAATGCGCCAGCGTATTGACGACGGTATTTTCGATAGCGGTCACCAACTGACGTACGCCAACTTTGCGACGCTTGATATCGATCAGCACATACATCACCTGCTGGCCGGGGCCATGATAGGTCACCTGACCGCCGCGATCGCTCTGAATTACCGGGATGTCACCGGGCATCAGGACATGTTCGGCTTTGCCTGCCTGACCCTGGGTGAAGACCGGCGGGTGCTGCACCAGCCACAATTCGTCGAAACTGTGGCCGTCCCGCTGTTCGGTGAAGGTGTGCATAGCCTGCGACACCGGCTCGTAAGGCTGCACGCCCAACTGGCGTACTATGATCGTGTCACGTACTCTGATCGTATCACGAACTATGATCGTATCCTGTTGCAAGAGTGTCATCGTCGGGTGAAGAAGGAATGAGCGCAATTATAGCGGGGTGATGCTACAGCGAATAGCGGTTTCCTCGCTTGTCTCCGCATTAGGGAGACAAGGTCAGAGAGCGGCGGGCGTTACAACACCACACGCACAATATCGATGTTACCCAGTTCTTCGTACAGCGTTTCCACCTGTTCGATATGGGTGGCGATAATGGTAATCGATACCGAATGGTAGTTGCCTTTGGTACTGGGCTTGATTTGCGGGTTATAGTCGCCGGGAGCATGGCGCTGAACCACTTCCACAACCCGATCCACCAGCTCCGGTTTTGCCAACCCCATGACTTTGTAGGTAAATGAGCAGGGGAATTCAAGCAATTCGTTGAGTTTGGTTTTCATGGCGACTCCAGAGTCATTCATTAGTACAAAATTATCACTCCCGCCGTAGCGGGAGTGTTAAGTATGACCGAAATCCTGTCGTTCGATCCTTAAGTGAGCAACATGAGGGCTATTGCTCAGGATTCAAGGGGGATCAACTGAACCAGCGGTGGAACATCAGTTTGATGTAGTCGAACAGACGTCCGAAAATACCGCCTTCTTTGACTTCGTTCATTACTACCAGCGGGCGCTGATCGATCACTTTGCCATCCAACTGGAAGTTGATGCTGCCCACCACCTGATTTTTGGCCAGCGGCGCATGCAGTTCCGTATTGGTCAGCACATAGCTGGCTTTCAGGTCTTTCATGCGGCCACGCGGGATGGTGATGTAGACATCTTTATCCACGCCCAGCGATACCCGGTCGTTGTCGCCGAACCACACCGGCTCGGATGCGAATTCTTTACCGGTTTTCAACGGCGCTACCGTTTCAAAGAAGCGGAAGCCCCAGGTCAGCAGTTTCTTGCTTTCGGTTTCACGGCCTTTGAAGGTGCGCCCGCCCATTACGGCGGAGATCAGGCGCATCTGACCTTCGGTGGCGGAGGCCACCAAATTATAGCCGGCAGACGCGGTGTGGCCGGTTTTGATGCCGTCAACGGCCAGGCTGCTATCCCACAACAGGCCGTTGCGGTTCATCTGGCGAATATTGTTGAAGGTAAATTCTTTTTCTTTGTAGGTCGCGTACTCGTCCGGTACGTCGCGAATCAGCGCCTGACCAATCAGCGCCATATCGCGGGCTGAACTGTATTGCCCGTCAGCATCCAGACCGTGAACCGTTTTGAAGTTGGTGTTCTGTAATCCCAACGCTTTAACGTAACCATTCATCAGGTTGACGAACGAATCCTGACTTCCTGCTACGTAGTCAGCCATCGCTACGCAGGCATCGTTACCGGACTGCAGAATAATCCCTTTATTCAGCAGATAAACCGGCACGCGATCGCCCGGTTTGAGGAACATCAGCGAAGAACCCTGAAAATCGGGGTTGCCGGTAGCCCAGGCATCTTTGCCGATAGTCACGACATCGTTCGGGCTGATTTTCCCGGATTTAATCGCCTGACCGATGACGTAACTGGTCATCATCTTGGTCAGACTGGCTGGGTTGCGACGGGCGTCGGCGTTCTTTTCCGCCAGTACTTTACCCGAGTTGTAATCAATCAGGATGTACGCTTCGGCATCAATATCCGGGACGGCAGGAATCATGGTTTTCAGATTAA
The DNA window shown above is from Dickeya dadantii NCPPB 898 and carries:
- the tatE gene encoding twin-arginine translocase subunit TatE; this encodes MEGISIAKLLVIGALIVLLFGTNKLRSLGSDLGAAIKGFKKSMSDEQPAAKSSAQDEHPAAISENRPKE
- the ybeD gene encoding DUF493 family protein YbeD; protein product: MKTKLNELLEFPCSFTYKVMGLAKPELVDRVVEVVQRHAPGDYNPQIKPSTKGNYHSVSITIIATHIEQVETLYEELGNIDIVRVVL
- the lipA gene encoding lipoyl synthase: MSKPIQIERGVKYRDADKMALIPVRTVVTERQEMLRKPEWMKIKLPADSSRIQGIKDAMRRNGLHSVCEEASCPNLAECFNHGTATFMILGAICTRRCPFCDVAHGRPLTPDANEPEKLAQTIHDMGLRYVVITSVDRDDLRDGGAQHFADCISAIRRKSPNIRIETLVPDFRGRMDRALDILTVTPPDVFNHNLENVPRLYRQVRPGANYEWSLKLLENFKDSHPNIPTKSGLMVGLGETNDEILDVMRDLRRHGVTMLTLGQYLQPSRHHLPVQRYVPPEEFEEMKAEALAMGFTHAACGPFVRSSYHADLQAKGIEVK
- a CDS encoding deaminated glutathione amidase codes for the protein MKVALGQFAVQRLWQDNAQICITLMAQAVSAGADLLVLPEAVLARDNTDPEWGVGCAQPITGPFVSQLLIASQSLDICVVFTLHTPAADGRVHNTLLVIRRGEVLVHYHKLHLYDAFTVQESRRVTPGTSLPPVVEVAGMRVGLMVCYDIRFAEMARQLAVNGADVLVVPAAWVKGPQKEAHWELLARARALENTCYLVATGECSDRNIGNSMVVDPMGVVIAQAAEQPELLLAELKLERIQAVRRQLPVLHHNRFKPPVLR
- the dacA gene encoding D-alanyl-D-alanine carboxypeptidase DacA: MKTVITSCFTKRIALGTLLAISASTFAYADDINLKTMIPAVPDIDAEAYILIDYNSGKVLAEKNADARRNPASLTKMMTSYVIGQAIKSGKISPNDVVTIGKDAWATGNPDFQGSSLMFLKPGDRVPVYLLNKGIILQSGNDACVAMADYVAGSQDSFVNLMNGYVKALGLQNTNFKTVHGLDADGQYSSARDMALIGQALIRDVPDEYATYKEKEFTFNNIRQMNRNGLLWDSSLAVDGIKTGHTASAGYNLVASATEGQMRLISAVMGGRTFKGRETESKKLLTWGFRFFETVAPLKTGKEFASEPVWFGDNDRVSLGVDKDVYITIPRGRMKDLKASYVLTNTELHAPLAKNQVVGSINFQLDGKVIDQRPLVVMNEVKEGGIFGRLFDYIKLMFHRWFS
- the lipB gene encoding lipoyl(octanoyl) transferase LipB, with translation MTLLQQDTIIVRDTIRVRDTIIVRQLGVQPYEPVSQAMHTFTEQRDGHSFDELWLVQHPPVFTQGQAGKAEHVLMPGDIPVIQSDRGGQVTYHGPGQQVMYVLIDIKRRKVGVRQLVTAIENTVVNTLAHYAVDAHARPDAPGVYVGERKICSLGLRIRHGCSFHGLALNIAMDLSPFLRINPCGYAGMAMTQLSEQAPGTTVAETAPVMVKAFMDLLDYQQQEWLEWNWSQQGVPHPLSTADKA